A genomic window from Anthocerotibacter panamensis C109 includes:
- the cas1 gene encoding CRISPR-associated endonuclease Cas1 — MTSLYVLEQGSQLGLTGEQLVVYRQGGLVQQVPLPLLDRVLIFGRSHLTLDATRACLKRGICVAYLSRQGWLYGSLRPLARGMGRLWSLQKVLASDDIRSLDLARTLVAAKIHNQRVLLQRLGRRRLVEENGFAIEVLEYLERRAAQATDLQALLGFEGAAAAQYFPALGRQITHGEFLLTHRVRRPPTNPMNALLSFGYSLLWNHLRALVELSSLDPYQGHLHVERSDHLALVSDLIEPFRAPIVDALVLMLVNTRVLSLECFEYKEGACLLNDRGRRLVIEQFERRMGESIQLPSGKEGLRWELVDFYVQAYRAVVYDPSREFVVHRAR; from the coding sequence GTGACTAGCCTTTATGTGCTGGAGCAGGGCTCTCAGTTGGGGCTCACGGGGGAGCAGTTGGTGGTCTATCGTCAAGGCGGATTGGTTCAGCAAGTTCCGTTACCGCTACTGGATAGAGTTTTGATTTTTGGGCGCTCACACTTGACGCTGGATGCGACGCGGGCGTGTCTGAAGCGAGGGATTTGTGTGGCTTACCTGTCGCGTCAGGGTTGGCTTTATGGTTCGCTACGTCCGCTCGCGCGGGGAATGGGACGGTTGTGGAGCCTTCAGAAGGTTTTGGCTAGCGATGACATACGCTCCTTAGACCTAGCTCGGACTTTAGTGGCAGCCAAAATTCACAATCAGCGGGTCTTGCTGCAACGGTTGGGACGCAGGCGGCTAGTGGAGGAGAATGGGTTTGCCATAGAGGTTTTGGAATACCTGGAACGCAGGGCTGCTCAGGCGACTGACCTTCAGGCGCTACTGGGTTTTGAGGGGGCGGCGGCGGCTCAGTATTTCCCGGCGTTAGGTAGACAGATTACGCATGGGGAGTTTTTACTGACGCACCGGGTCCGCCGACCGCCGACTAATCCGATGAATGCGCTACTCAGCTTTGGGTATAGTCTGCTGTGGAATCACCTGCGCGCACTGGTGGAACTCAGCAGCCTTGACCCTTATCAGGGGCATTTGCATGTGGAGCGTTCGGATCATCTTGCGTTGGTTTCGGATTTGATTGAGCCTTTCCGTGCGCCGATTGTGGATGCTTTGGTGTTGATGCTGGTGAATACGCGGGTATTGTCGCTGGAGTGCTTTGAGTATAAAGAGGGGGCTTGTTTGCTCAATGACCGGGGGCGCAGGTTGGTCATCGAGCAGTTTGAACGGCGCATGGGGGAGTCTATCCAATTGCCCTCTGGCAAGGAGGGGTTGCGCTGGGAGTTGGTGGATTTTTATGTGCAGGCGTATCGGGCGGTGGTCTATGATCCTTCGCGGGAATTTGTTGTACATAGGGCGCGGTAG
- the csx18 gene encoding CRISPR-associated protein Csx18 has protein sequence MNTQRLYLVRTGSVAFFNGLVTLVILLIAPLGLAAVITCTLAVTLSSLGVGFVADRITRGLLDTPVELLAARGGDERD, from the coding sequence ATGAATACGCAACGTCTCTACTTGGTTCGTACTGGTTCGGTGGCTTTTTTTAATGGTCTGGTCACTTTGGTGATTCTCCTGATTGCGCCTTTGGGTTTGGCGGCGGTCATTACCTGCACCCTCGCGGTCACTCTTTCTAGTCTGGGGGTAGGTTTTGTTGCGGACCGGATTACTCGGGGTTTGTTGGATACCCCTGTCGAACTGTTGGCGGCACGCGGTGGGGATGAACGTGACTAG
- a CDS encoding AAA family ATPase encodes MSSSFAPLRSHFLIGPAGSGKSTFATRLVQANPALVVVSTDDIRQDLYGDATIQGLWAEVEQAVIVRVQAAIQSGRPVIYDATNIKRPWRMQLIEKFSSLGATSWLAWYLKTPLETCLYQNTQRDRQVPPQVIRRHFKELETFAPNPAEGFINVVTLGKTVQNQFVILPELPEIQQEIARLSTTIQRANRYAQQTRHGYSRLKDFERLLFLLALVLHHPGAGNLHETHPEQLHHLLGHTEFFLTAEEEIAALLSKLHHPLYADTAALTQDLQWLRENALLTTDVQDLQQPYKKLQQPPFTGEADVRTAHSYGDWEAFERLLTTLRYILYHPLGLEEGGALVALVQGLTKDGLHVHPDSVRRDIGEVLKPYDLLRGRMFKQGYYAGTAIFSREELQNIHAVLYSQAQSLKNPLDQAIYEQYTQKMQQAQIGEAPYPVRAIANRIIVPTSSEDLPSDSLYRNLEQLERYITTGTLLHLSLKQNVGTWPKDRKGLFSAWPLQIVFHNIAWYLGYEHKEDGLFRYGRLDRLFLAQPLPQPRGIDLQRRSLKRIDTLLKGSAFLFLGDDPRQQQLFLNTKTRSTVQVVVELWFTKALSQFIQEGTKRFTQQKLDFNTGNTRFPCRLVATLPIWSIEDIDLQRWILGYGDQVNVIQPQSLAEKIQHIIKSMRAL; translated from the coding sequence ATGTCATCTTCCTTTGCTCCTCTGCGCTCTCACTTCCTGATTGGTCCCGCCGGGAGCGGCAAATCCACCTTTGCCACCCGACTAGTACAAGCTAACCCCGCCCTAGTTGTGGTCTCCACCGACGACATCCGCCAGGATTTATACGGGGATGCGACAATTCAAGGCTTATGGGCAGAAGTGGAGCAAGCAGTCATCGTCCGGGTACAAGCGGCTATTCAGTCCGGGCGACCAGTTATTTACGACGCGACAAACATCAAACGCCCTTGGCGGATGCAGCTTATCGAAAAATTTTCATCCTTGGGTGCGACATCCTGGCTGGCGTGGTACCTCAAGACGCCCCTAGAGACCTGCCTCTACCAGAACACCCAACGAGACCGGCAAGTTCCCCCCCAGGTTATTCGCCGCCATTTTAAAGAACTCGAAACCTTTGCGCCCAATCCGGCAGAGGGTTTTATTAACGTAGTGACCCTAGGTAAAACCGTACAAAACCAGTTTGTCATCTTGCCTGAACTGCCCGAGATCCAGCAAGAAATCGCCCGTTTGTCCACCACCATCCAACGAGCAAACCGCTATGCCCAGCAGACCCGCCACGGCTACTCACGCCTCAAAGACTTCGAGCGGTTGCTATTCCTGCTCGCTCTGGTACTCCATCACCCCGGAGCCGGAAACCTCCACGAAACCCACCCCGAACAACTCCATCACCTGCTCGGGCACACAGAATTTTTTCTTACCGCAGAAGAAGAAATAGCCGCCCTACTCAGTAAACTGCATCATCCGCTCTATGCAGACACTGCGGCACTCACCCAAGACCTGCAATGGTTACGGGAAAACGCCTTGCTCACCACAGATGTACAAGATCTACAGCAACCCTATAAAAAACTACAACAGCCCCCCTTTACTGGAGAAGCAGATGTCCGAACCGCCCACAGCTACGGCGATTGGGAAGCCTTTGAGCGGCTCCTTACCACCCTGCGCTATATTCTCTACCATCCTTTGGGCCTAGAGGAGGGAGGAGCCTTAGTCGCCCTTGTCCAAGGACTCACCAAAGATGGCCTCCACGTCCACCCCGATAGCGTTCGTCGGGATATTGGTGAGGTGCTTAAGCCCTACGACCTTTTGCGTGGGCGCATGTTCAAGCAGGGCTATTACGCCGGTACCGCTATCTTTTCTCGGGAAGAACTCCAGAACATCCATGCCGTGCTCTACTCTCAGGCACAAAGCCTAAAAAATCCCCTCGACCAAGCAATTTACGAGCAATACACCCAAAAAATGCAACAGGCGCAAATCGGCGAAGCGCCTTATCCCGTCCGGGCGATTGCCAACCGGATCATCGTCCCTACCTCCTCGGAGGATTTGCCCTCAGATAGTCTGTACCGGAACCTGGAACAACTAGAGCGCTACATCACAACGGGCACGCTCCTCCATCTCTCCCTCAAGCAAAATGTAGGCACTTGGCCCAAAGACAGAAAGGGCTTGTTCAGTGCTTGGCCTCTGCAAATAGTCTTTCACAACATCGCATGGTACTTAGGCTACGAACACAAAGAAGATGGACTGTTTCGCTACGGGCGGCTCGACCGGCTATTTCTGGCCCAGCCACTCCCCCAACCGCGCGGCATCGACCTCCAAAGGCGCTCCCTCAAACGGATCGATACCCTACTCAAGGGCAGTGCTTTTCTTTTTTTAGGGGACGATCCCAGGCAGCAACAACTCTTCTTGAATACCAAGACCCGCTCCACAGTCCAGGTAGTGGTAGAACTTTGGTTCACTAAAGCCTTGTCTCAATTTATCCAAGAGGGCACAAAAAGATTTACCCAGCAAAAGCTTGACTTCAACACAGGCAATACACGCTTCCCCTGCCGTCTAGTCGCGACGCTGCCCATTTGGTCGATCGAGGATATTGACCTCCAACGCTGGATCTTAGGCTATGGCGACCAAGTAAACGTGATCCAGCCCCAGTCTCTAGCCGAAAAAATCCAGCACATTATCAAGAGTATGCGTGCCCTTTGA
- a CDS encoding RNA methyltransferase: MDYPPAIVLVEPAGPLNLGSVARVMKNFGLHDLRLVHPHCTPQAEEAQRMAVHAQEVLADARVYDTLPLALADRERVVGTTARSRALETETTPEEALRWVQQGGPGAIVFGPEDRGLSNAELDYCQRWLTLPTNPVYPSLNLAQAVGICCFLTAQTPSRAPTTQTLAAAQTLEGFYEQWAETLLAIGYLQPHTRARRMTKFRRLFNRAGLTEEEVALLRGVLRQMHWASTQGCAPELETEE, from the coding sequence ATGGATTATCCTCCAGCCATCGTTTTGGTCGAACCCGCCGGTCCGCTCAACCTCGGGTCGGTGGCTCGGGTGATGAAGAATTTTGGTCTGCATGACCTGCGGCTGGTCCATCCCCACTGCACCCCTCAAGCTGAAGAGGCGCAACGCATGGCTGTCCATGCCCAAGAGGTCCTGGCTGATGCGCGGGTCTACGACACTTTGCCCTTGGCTCTGGCGGACCGGGAGCGGGTGGTAGGGACCACAGCGCGTTCCCGTGCCCTCGAAACCGAGACCACCCCCGAGGAGGCCCTGCGCTGGGTCCAACAGGGTGGACCTGGAGCCATCGTCTTTGGTCCTGAGGACCGGGGGCTCAGCAATGCGGAGCTAGACTACTGCCAGCGCTGGTTGACCCTGCCCACCAACCCGGTCTATCCTTCTTTGAATTTGGCCCAAGCGGTCGGCATCTGCTGCTTTCTCACCGCCCAGACCCCCAGCCGCGCTCCAACAACCCAAACTCTGGCTGCGGCCCAGACCCTGGAAGGTTTCTATGAACAGTGGGCCGAGACCCTACTCGCCATCGGCTATCTCCAGCCCCATACCCGCGCCCGCCGCATGACCAAGTTCCGCCGCCTGTTTAATCGGGCTGGTCTGACGGAGGAAGAAGTAGCGCTCCTAAGAGGCGTCCTGCGCCAGATGCATTGGGCCAGCACTCAAGGCTGTGCTCCCGAATTGGAGACAGAGGAATAG
- a CDS encoding ABC transporter substrate-binding protein: MQRVKYLKWVLALALFWAAGVVQAEPLVMGTSLWVGYSPFYIAQAKGYFKDEGLDLKERFFSVGSDGNVALGAGRVDGLLAVASDTLVLAERGKKLKFVIVADYSDGADGIVARGASSVRDLKGKRVSVEFGTVWQYLLLRALDLNGLTEKDIRLTNASGDAGTAAFIGGKLDALAIGEPALSRATQDGKAKIIFDSRQLPGELIDGVTFDAQVVARRPEDIKKFMRAWFRGVDFLYSNPKEASAIVGKTLRVPAQQVLTLLKVDRVLTLTENKEAFFNPKSPLSVLKNTRLNAQFLQKRRLLKTIPDLGALLDNPLLKSF, translated from the coding sequence ATGCAGCGTGTGAAATACCTCAAGTGGGTCTTGGCCTTAGCCTTATTTTGGGCCGCAGGCGTGGTCCAAGCCGAACCTTTGGTGATGGGCACCAGCTTATGGGTGGGCTATAGTCCTTTTTATATTGCTCAGGCCAAGGGTTACTTCAAAGACGAAGGGCTGGATCTCAAAGAACGCTTTTTTTCCGTGGGCTCTGATGGCAATGTGGCCCTAGGTGCAGGCAGAGTCGATGGACTCCTCGCGGTGGCTTCGGATACCCTGGTTCTGGCTGAGCGAGGAAAGAAGCTCAAGTTTGTGATTGTGGCTGACTACTCCGACGGAGCCGACGGGATTGTGGCGCGGGGGGCTTCCTCTGTCCGTGACCTCAAGGGCAAGCGGGTCTCCGTAGAATTTGGGACTGTCTGGCAATATTTGCTCCTCAGGGCGCTAGACCTCAATGGGCTCACCGAAAAAGATATCCGCCTCACCAATGCCAGCGGCGATGCCGGGACAGCAGCCTTTATTGGCGGAAAACTGGACGCTCTGGCGATAGGGGAACCCGCTCTTTCACGGGCGACCCAGGATGGTAAGGCCAAGATTATCTTTGACAGCCGCCAACTGCCGGGGGAGTTGATTGACGGGGTGACCTTTGATGCCCAGGTTGTGGCCCGCAGGCCCGAGGACATCAAGAAATTTATGCGTGCTTGGTTTAGAGGAGTAGATTTCCTCTATAGCAATCCCAAAGAGGCAAGTGCCATCGTCGGCAAGACCTTACGTGTTCCTGCGCAACAAGTCCTGACGCTGCTCAAAGTGGACCGTGTCTTGACTTTGACTGAAAATAAAGAAGCCTTTTTTAACCCTAAAAGCCCCCTCTCTGTCCTCAAAAACACGCGTCTCAACGCTCAATTCCTCCAGAAGCGCCGTCTGCTGAAGACCATTCCCGACTTGGGGGCACTGCTCGACAATCCCCTCCTCAAGTCGTTCTGA
- a CDS encoding oligosaccharide flippase family protein gives MKLLRTGGMWLGVSFVFGKGIQLLTQVLMARLLAPGELGLWAMVLVVHVLAGLFRDTAIAQVLVQRGLKDRERVDAVYSLGVNVSLLLTLMQAVAGYPLAQFLGLSQLWPLAAWVGIVHLIGAGAGTHGAVLQRQLRFRELALCDLASALWRTGVSLTAALLGVGVWAFVLGEWAAALSDALLKRRFSGYHFHYHLRPDPSVLKGVQSFIGGLLAVNLAVLVNTSSDNLVIGRLLGPTALGYYALAYQLAMVPVIAVSHFNRLHFAVLVQRDRMAQGAYLAQSLELYALAGAPVFALAWLTAPWGLPLLLGPTWSQAVPVMQWVLVFAYARGFMSLLGTALNALDRPGVNALINWVLVPLALPAYALGALSGGIVGVAMAAALVMGIGATGWFWWATCRSAVWPVGLLSAPVVWPTASALVSLLVAQYTPVSIQPLVLLGLYLALVMGQKQPLFAGSK, from the coding sequence GTGAAACTGCTACGTACAGGAGGGATGTGGTTGGGGGTAAGCTTTGTCTTCGGCAAAGGAATCCAACTGCTCACCCAGGTATTGATGGCTCGGCTACTGGCTCCAGGGGAACTGGGGCTGTGGGCCATGGTTTTGGTGGTCCATGTCCTGGCGGGGCTGTTCCGCGACACGGCTATTGCCCAGGTACTGGTGCAGCGGGGTTTGAAGGACCGTGAGCGGGTAGATGCGGTCTATAGCCTCGGGGTGAATGTATCGCTGCTGCTGACACTCATGCAGGCTGTGGCAGGCTACCCGCTGGCTCAGTTTTTGGGTCTATCTCAACTATGGCCCTTGGCGGCTTGGGTAGGGATAGTCCATCTCATCGGGGCCGGGGCGGGGACCCATGGGGCTGTATTACAGCGTCAGTTAAGGTTTCGAGAGCTAGCGCTATGTGATTTGGCGAGTGCTCTGTGGCGGACTGGAGTGAGCCTCACCGCAGCCCTACTGGGAGTCGGGGTCTGGGCTTTCGTCCTGGGGGAGTGGGCAGCAGCCTTGAGCGATGCGCTCCTCAAGCGCCGATTCAGCGGCTACCACTTTCACTATCACCTCCGACCTGACCCGTCAGTACTCAAGGGGGTGCAAAGTTTTATCGGGGGTCTCCTGGCGGTCAATCTCGCAGTTCTGGTCAACACCAGCAGCGATAATCTAGTGATTGGTCGCCTGCTGGGTCCCACGGCCCTGGGGTACTACGCCCTAGCCTACCAGTTGGCGATGGTGCCCGTAATTGCGGTCTCCCACTTCAACCGCCTGCACTTTGCTGTCCTTGTGCAGCGTGACCGGATGGCGCAAGGAGCCTATCTGGCTCAGTCCCTAGAACTCTATGCCCTAGCGGGGGCTCCGGTCTTTGCTCTGGCTTGGTTGACTGCTCCTTGGGGCTTGCCCCTGCTGCTGGGACCGACCTGGTCTCAAGCCGTGCCGGTGATGCAGTGGGTATTGGTCTTTGCCTACGCTCGGGGCTTTATGTCGCTGCTCGGGACAGCGCTCAACGCTTTGGATCGCCCTGGAGTGAATGCCCTGATTAACTGGGTTCTGGTGCCCTTGGCCCTACCCGCCTACGCTTTGGGGGCACTGAGTGGCGGAATCGTTGGGGTAGCGATGGCGGCAGCCTTGGTGATGGGAATAGGGGCAACGGGCTGGTTTTGGTGGGCCACTTGCCGCAGTGCAGTCTGGCCTGTGGGACTCCTATCGGCCCCGGTGGTATGGCCGACAGCATCAGCGCTTGTATCCCTGCTAGTTGCCCAATATACCCCTGTGTCTATCCAACCGCTCGTGCTGCTTGGGCTCTATTTGGCCTTAGTGATGGGTCAAAAACAGCCCCTGTTTGCTGGAAGCAAGTGA
- a CDS encoding phage tail protein, whose protein sequence is MSVSNANQRTNYVTSNRFYVEMESSITASFSECAGLSVKIKQETFSEGGLNDQRRVLLGPAEFTEVTLKRGMTDSLLFWDWMNQIVSGNCYERRNINILVFNQAGETMQCWTLKGAVPVGWKAPSLQADGNAVAIEELTLAYEGLSVTKSSSGVSVTSRDVLGYF, encoded by the coding sequence ATGTCTGTAAGCAATGCCAATCAGCGCACGAACTACGTCACCAGCAACCGCTTCTACGTAGAGATGGAGAGCAGCATCACGGCGTCCTTTTCTGAATGTGCGGGGTTGAGTGTCAAAATTAAGCAAGAAACTTTTTCTGAAGGCGGCTTAAACGACCAGCGACGGGTTCTATTGGGTCCGGCGGAATTTACTGAGGTAACGCTCAAGCGAGGAATGACCGACAGCCTCCTCTTCTGGGATTGGATGAACCAGATCGTCAGCGGCAACTGCTATGAACGGCGTAACATCAATATCTTAGTGTTTAATCAGGCTGGAGAGACGATGCAGTGTTGGACGCTAAAAGGGGCGGTACCTGTTGGCTGGAAAGCACCCTCGCTTCAGGCGGATGGCAATGCTGTGGCGATTGAGGAATTGACCTTAGCCTACGAGGGGCTCTCGGTCACAAAATCCAGCAGTGGCGTCAGTGTGACCTCCCGCGACGTCTTAGGCTACTTCTAG
- a CDS encoding FHA domain-containing protein — MTPIKCRNPDCDYFNRTLPNGSQHCPWCGEDVHFRSSSAPAQQAAPSVRPQPPPAPAYSPPDPPRFTPAPIATPIPSPPRPPVERYPEPAPYHAPPAPRAAKPLLRLIHSSGRDLSLATETALIGCRRGTTRPELDLTDLPNAHVVSREHARISWDPNSQGYTLVDLNSRNGTFLNGSPLAPRQAYPLRNGDQVQLGRDDLVHFTVSIL, encoded by the coding sequence ATGACTCCTATCAAATGCCGCAACCCCGACTGTGACTACTTCAACCGGACCCTCCCCAACGGTAGCCAGCACTGCCCTTGGTGTGGAGAGGATGTCCATTTTCGCTCCTCCTCGGCTCCGGCTCAGCAGGCTGCTCCATCTGTCCGGCCTCAACCCCCTCCGGCCCCAGCTTACTCCCCACCAGACCCACCCAGGTTTACGCCTGCGCCGATTGCCACACCCATCCCTAGTCCCCCACGCCCTCCCGTAGAACGCTACCCGGAACCTGCTCCTTATCATGCTCCACCAGCTCCTCGGGCGGCTAAACCGCTGCTGCGGCTCATCCACAGTTCAGGTCGGGATCTGTCTCTAGCCACAGAGACCGCCTTGATTGGCTGTCGCCGGGGCACAACGCGCCCTGAACTTGACCTGACGGATCTCCCCAATGCCCATGTAGTCTCCCGAGAACATGCTCGCATCAGTTGGGACCCGAATAGCCAGGGCTACACTCTTGTCGATCTCAACAGTCGTAACGGCACCTTCCTCAATGGATCACCTTTGGCACCCCGTCAGGCGTATCCACTCAGAAATGGGGATCAAGTGCAGCTCGGGCGCGATGATCTCGTCCATTTTACGGTGAGTATTCTCTAG